Proteins encoded in a region of the Benincasa hispida cultivar B227 chromosome 2, ASM972705v1, whole genome shotgun sequence genome:
- the LOC120071620 gene encoding uncharacterized protein LOC120071620 isoform X2, translating into MKQPTAQLVMKDAVSAGPTTVFLMGAHTNLAIFLLSNPHLKKNIKHIYAMGGAIREICSENADKSHGKTCNNIGNLWPPNTNPYAEFNIFGDPFAAYTVLHSGIPVTLVPLDATSTIPVNEKVFLEFEQRQNTYEAKYCFQSLKMARDTWTGNGFFEIYSMWDSFMVGVALSQMYNSDRGSGNNAFSKMEYLNITIVTSNKPYGISDGSNPLVDGHLLPKFGVQKNGVHSGHVQTGMLDPFCLVSTEIGKCQDGYTKEADGPESVQVLVAVEAKSTIDTNSSIDKAFYRSFLDVLNSPRQTGRFDFRAQFPNYREVLYRPKFGKKLLGKPVIFDMDMSTGDFLTLLYLLKTPIEIINLKGIIISPNGWATPATIDVVYDVLHMMGRDDISVGLGDVFAIGEAHPSFPPIGDCKYIKAVPHGSGGFLDSDTLYGFARDLPRSPRRYTAESSVKFGPFRDTDHPELRQMSALDVWKDVVQSLDLEKKITVLTNGPLTNLAQIVHHKAISTRIQEVYISGGNINYGVDKGNVFTIPSNEHSEFNFFLDPTAADLVLGSGLNITLIPLNVQRKVSSFHKILKKLKLGNRTPEARFSRRLLSRLYHLKQKHHQYHHVDMFLGEVLGGVSLAGKHMNLKQTFSMKPLKVVTNGGESKVGQTIIDEKKGKWVRVLESVEPLAFYEDLANALADEKQSAVIGSFEGQKRLWSA; encoded by the exons ATGAAGCAGCCAACTGCACAGCTGGTGATGAAAGATGCAGTATCTGCAGGGCCTACTACAGTTTTTCTTATGGGAGCTCATACAAACTTGGCCATATTTCTTCTATCAAATCCtcatttgaagaaaaatataaagcatatATATGCCATGGGTGGTGCTATTAGAGAAATTTGCTCAGAAAATGCTGACAAATCTCATGGGAAGACGTGCAACAATATCGGGAACTTGTGGCCTCCAAATACAAATCCATATGCCGAGTTCAATATATTTGGAGACCCTTTTGCTGCCTACACA GTACTACATTCTGGAATCCCTGTTACACTTGTTCCTCTGGATGCAACAAGTACCATTCCTGTGAATGAGAaagtatttttggaatttgaacaGAGACAGAACACTTATGAGGCTAAATATTGTTTCCAGTCTTTGAAAATGGCTCGCGATACTTGGACTGGCAATGGATTTTTTGAA ATTTATTCGATGTGGGATTCTTTTATGGTTGGTGTAGCTTTGTCCCAAATGTATAATTCGGACAGAGGGAGTGGAAATAATGCCTTTTCGAAGATGGAATATCTAAATATCACTATTGTTACGTCCAACAAACCTTATGGGATCTCTGATGGATCAAATCCACTTGTCGATGGACATTTGCTCCCAAAATTTGGTGTCCAAAAGAATGGGGTGCACAGTGGTCATGTTCAGACGGGAATGCTAGATCCATTCTGCCTTGTTTCAACTGAAATAGGGAAATGCCAG GATGGTTATACAAAGGAGGCAGATGGCCCTGAATCAGTTCAAGTTCTAGTTGCTGTGGAAGCTAAATCAACTATTGACACCAACAGCTCAATTGATAAAGCATTTTATAGAAGCTTCCTGGAT GTCCTTAATAGTCCACGACAGACAGGGAGGTTTGATTTTAGAGCTCAGTTTCCTAACTACAGGGAAGTACTATATAGACCAAAGTTTGGGAAGAAATTACTAGGAAAACCAGTTATTTTTGACATGGATATGAGCACAGGAGATTTTCTCACTCTTCTCTATCTCTTGAAGACACCCATTGAAATCATCAATCTAAAG GGAATAATAATTAGCCCAAATGGATGGGCAACGCCTGCAACAATAGACGTTGTATATGATGTATTACATATGATGGGCCGTGACGACATTTCGGTTGGTCTTGGAGATGTATTTGCTATTGGAGAAGCACATCCATCATTTCCTCCTATTGGAGACTGCAAGTATATCAAGGCCGTTCCTCATGGTAGTGGTGGCTTCTTGGACTCTGATACACTTTATGGATTTGCTCGAGACTTGCCTCGTAGTCCTAGAAG ATATACAGCTGAAAGTTCAGTGAAGTTTGGACCATTTAGAGATACTGATCACCCTGAACTCAGACAGATGTCTGCACTTGATGTTTGGAAAGATGTTGTGCAATCTCTAGATCTGGAGAAAAAAATAACTGTTTTAACCAACGGACCTTTGACGAATCTCGCTCAAATTGTACACCATAAAGCCATAAGCACAAGGattcag GAGGTATATATTTCTGGAGGAAACATAAATTATGGTGTAGACAAGGGAAATGTGTTCACTATACCTTCAAATGAGCATTCAGAATTCAACTTCTTTCTGGACCCCACAGCTGCAGATTTGGTTTTGGGCTCGGGATTGAACATCACACTTATCCCATTGAACGTGCAACGGAAAGTAAGTTCTTTTCACAAGATCCTCAAAAAGTTGAAGCTCGGAAACAGAACTCCCGAAGCACGGTTCTCTCGACGTCTACTCTCCAGGCTATATCACCTTAAGCAGAAGCATCATCAATACCATCATGTG gATATGTTCTTAGGAGAAGTCCTTGGTGGAGTGAGCTTAGCTGGAAAACATATGAATCTGAAGCAAACATTCAGCATGAAGCCTCTCAAGGTAGTCACAAATGGAGGTGAATCAAAAGTAGGGCAAACAATTATAGATGAGAAGAAAGGGAAGTGGGTGAGAGTTTTGGAGAGTGTAGAACCACTTGCATTCTATGAAGATCTTGCAAATGCATTGGCTGATGAAAAGCAATCTGCTGTTATTGGAAGCTTTGAGGGCCAGAAAAGGCTGTGGAGTGCTTAA
- the LOC120071620 gene encoding uncharacterized protein LOC120071620 isoform X3 → MDFLNDLAFLQIYSMWDSFMVGVALSQMYNSDRGSGNNAFSKMEYLNITIVTSNKPYGISDGSNPLVDGHLLPKFGVQKNGVHSGHVQTGMLDPFCLVSTEIGKCQDGYTKEADGPESVQVLVAVEAKSTIDTNSSIDKAFYRSFLDVLNSPRQTGRFDFRAQFPNYREVLYRPKFGKKLLGKPVIFDMDMSTGDFLTLLYLLKTPIEIINLKGIIISPNGWATPATIDVVYDVLHMMGRDDISVGLGDVFAIGEAHPSFPPIGDCKYIKAVPHGSGGFLDSDTLYGFARDLPRSPRRYTAESSVKFGPFRDTDHPELRQMSALDVWKDVVQSLDLEKKITVLTNGPLTNLAQIVHHKAISTRIQEVYISGGNINYGVDKGNVFTIPSNEHSEFNFFLDPTAADLVLGSGLNITLIPLNVQRKVSSFHKILKKLKLGNRTPEARFSRRLLSRLYHLKQKHHQYHHVDMFLGEVLGGVSLAGKHMNLKQTFSMKPLKVVTNGGESKVGQTIIDEKKGKWVRVLESVEPLAFYEDLANALADEKQSAVIGSFEGQKRLWSA, encoded by the exons ATGGATTTTTTGAA TGACTTGGCATTTTTACAGATTTATTCGATGTGGGATTCTTTTATGGTTGGTGTAGCTTTGTCCCAAATGTATAATTCGGACAGAGGGAGTGGAAATAATGCCTTTTCGAAGATGGAATATCTAAATATCACTATTGTTACGTCCAACAAACCTTATGGGATCTCTGATGGATCAAATCCACTTGTCGATGGACATTTGCTCCCAAAATTTGGTGTCCAAAAGAATGGGGTGCACAGTGGTCATGTTCAGACGGGAATGCTAGATCCATTCTGCCTTGTTTCAACTGAAATAGGGAAATGCCAG GATGGTTATACAAAGGAGGCAGATGGCCCTGAATCAGTTCAAGTTCTAGTTGCTGTGGAAGCTAAATCAACTATTGACACCAACAGCTCAATTGATAAAGCATTTTATAGAAGCTTCCTGGAT GTCCTTAATAGTCCACGACAGACAGGGAGGTTTGATTTTAGAGCTCAGTTTCCTAACTACAGGGAAGTACTATATAGACCAAAGTTTGGGAAGAAATTACTAGGAAAACCAGTTATTTTTGACATGGATATGAGCACAGGAGATTTTCTCACTCTTCTCTATCTCTTGAAGACACCCATTGAAATCATCAATCTAAAG GGAATAATAATTAGCCCAAATGGATGGGCAACGCCTGCAACAATAGACGTTGTATATGATGTATTACATATGATGGGCCGTGACGACATTTCGGTTGGTCTTGGAGATGTATTTGCTATTGGAGAAGCACATCCATCATTTCCTCCTATTGGAGACTGCAAGTATATCAAGGCCGTTCCTCATGGTAGTGGTGGCTTCTTGGACTCTGATACACTTTATGGATTTGCTCGAGACTTGCCTCGTAGTCCTAGAAG ATATACAGCTGAAAGTTCAGTGAAGTTTGGACCATTTAGAGATACTGATCACCCTGAACTCAGACAGATGTCTGCACTTGATGTTTGGAAAGATGTTGTGCAATCTCTAGATCTGGAGAAAAAAATAACTGTTTTAACCAACGGACCTTTGACGAATCTCGCTCAAATTGTACACCATAAAGCCATAAGCACAAGGattcag GAGGTATATATTTCTGGAGGAAACATAAATTATGGTGTAGACAAGGGAAATGTGTTCACTATACCTTCAAATGAGCATTCAGAATTCAACTTCTTTCTGGACCCCACAGCTGCAGATTTGGTTTTGGGCTCGGGATTGAACATCACACTTATCCCATTGAACGTGCAACGGAAAGTAAGTTCTTTTCACAAGATCCTCAAAAAGTTGAAGCTCGGAAACAGAACTCCCGAAGCACGGTTCTCTCGACGTCTACTCTCCAGGCTATATCACCTTAAGCAGAAGCATCATCAATACCATCATGTG gATATGTTCTTAGGAGAAGTCCTTGGTGGAGTGAGCTTAGCTGGAAAACATATGAATCTGAAGCAAACATTCAGCATGAAGCCTCTCAAGGTAGTCACAAATGGAGGTGAATCAAAAGTAGGGCAAACAATTATAGATGAGAAGAAAGGGAAGTGGGTGAGAGTTTTGGAGAGTGTAGAACCACTTGCATTCTATGAAGATCTTGCAAATGCATTGGCTGATGAAAAGCAATCTGCTGTTATTGGAAGCTTTGAGGGCCAGAAAAGGCTGTGGAGTGCTTAA